A part of Mycolicibacterium sp. TUM20985 genomic DNA contains:
- the yajC gene encoding preprotein translocase subunit YajC, whose amino-acid sequence MDLAIFVPLLVVMGAFMFFASRRQKKAMQATINLHDSLVVGDEVMTTAGLFGTITDVTDSKVDIEIAPGVVVTMLKLAIKEKTVADDDDDDEFEDDEYEDDDDDAIEGSTAQELDRPTAGTEVRSDPDRLTKD is encoded by the coding sequence ATGGATCTCGCCATCTTCGTACCACTGCTCGTCGTCATGGGCGCGTTCATGTTCTTCGCGTCGCGACGCCAGAAGAAGGCCATGCAGGCCACGATCAACCTGCACGACTCGCTGGTCGTCGGCGACGAGGTCATGACCACCGCGGGGCTCTTCGGCACCATCACCGACGTCACGGACTCCAAGGTCGACATCGAGATCGCTCCTGGTGTCGTCGTGACGATGTTGAAGTTGGCCATCAAGGAGAAGACGGTCGCCGACGACGACGACGACGACGAGTTCGAGGACGACGAGTACGAGGACGACGACGATGACGCCATCGAGGGTTCGACGGCGCAGGAACTCGACCGGCCGACCGCCGGGACCGAGGTGCGGTCCGACCCGGATCGACTCACCAAAGACTGA
- the gabT gene encoding 4-aminobutyrate--2-oxoglutarate transaminase gives MSTIELSSIEQSRHLATAIPGPKSSALIERKAGAVARGVGNTMQVYAARAGGGIVEDVDGNRLIDLGSGIAVTTIGNASPRVVEAVAAQAALFTHTCFMVTPYEGYVAVCEHLNRLTPVAGDKRSALFNSGSEAVENAVKIARTYTGKQAVVAFDHAYHGRTNLTMALTAKSMPYKHGFGPFAPEVYRAPMSYPFRDAEFGKELATDGELAAKRALSVIDKQVGAANLAAIIIEPVQGEGGFIVPAEGFLPTLLDWCRKNDVVFIADEVQSGFARTGAMFACEHDGIEPDLIVTAKGIADGLPLAGVTGRAEIMDAPHVGGLGGTYGGNPIACAAALATIETIEADGMVARAREIETFMKHRLGRMQADDDRIGDVRGRGAMIAVELVKPGTLEPDAELTKALCAGAHAAGVIVLSCGTFGNVLRFLPPLTISDELLEEGLDVLALVLKDL, from the coding sequence GTGAGCACCATCGAACTCAGCAGCATCGAACAGAGCCGCCACCTCGCGACGGCGATCCCCGGCCCCAAGTCGTCCGCGCTCATCGAGCGCAAGGCCGGGGCGGTCGCCCGCGGTGTCGGCAACACGATGCAGGTATACGCAGCGCGCGCAGGCGGCGGCATCGTCGAGGACGTCGACGGCAACCGCCTCATCGACCTCGGGTCCGGCATCGCCGTGACCACGATCGGCAACGCCTCGCCCCGGGTGGTCGAGGCCGTCGCCGCCCAAGCTGCGCTGTTTACCCACACCTGTTTCATGGTCACCCCCTATGAGGGGTACGTCGCCGTGTGCGAGCACCTGAACCGGCTGACCCCCGTGGCGGGTGACAAGCGGTCGGCGCTGTTCAACTCGGGCTCCGAGGCGGTGGAGAACGCCGTCAAGATCGCGCGCACCTACACGGGAAAGCAAGCGGTCGTCGCGTTCGACCACGCCTATCACGGCCGCACCAACCTCACGATGGCACTGACCGCCAAGTCGATGCCCTACAAGCACGGTTTCGGGCCGTTCGCCCCCGAGGTCTACCGCGCGCCCATGTCCTACCCATTCCGCGACGCCGAGTTCGGAAAGGAACTCGCCACCGACGGAGAGCTGGCGGCCAAGCGCGCGCTGAGCGTCATCGACAAGCAGGTGGGTGCCGCCAACCTGGCTGCCATCATCATCGAACCGGTCCAGGGCGAGGGCGGGTTCATCGTCCCCGCCGAGGGCTTCCTGCCGACCCTGCTCGACTGGTGCCGGAAGAACGACGTCGTGTTCATCGCCGACGAGGTGCAGTCCGGCTTCGCGCGGACCGGGGCGATGTTCGCGTGCGAGCACGACGGCATCGAACCCGACTTGATCGTCACCGCCAAGGGCATCGCCGACGGACTTCCGCTAGCGGGCGTGACCGGCCGCGCGGAGATCATGGACGCTCCCCACGTCGGCGGCCTCGGCGGCACGTACGGCGGGAACCCGATCGCCTGCGCGGCCGCACTGGCGACGATCGAAACCATCGAGGCCGACGGCATGGTGGCCAGGGCCCGTGAGATCGAGACGTTCATGAAGCACCGGCTGGGCCGGATGCAGGCCGATGACGATCGCATCGGTGACGTCCGGGGTCGCGGCGCGATGATCGCCGTCGAGCTCGTCAAGCCGGGCACGCTCGAGCCCGACGCCGAACTGACCAAGGCACTGTGTGCGGGCGCCCACGCCGCGGGCGTAATCGTGCTGTCCTGCGGCACCTTTGGGAACGTGCTCCGCTTCCTCCCGCCGCTGACGATCAGCGACGAGTTGCTCGAGGAAGGCCTGGACGTTCTCGCGCTCGTGCTCAAGGACCTCTGA
- a CDS encoding DUF1304 domain-containing protein has product MITAGLVFAALAAALHVYIWVLESFRWTSPRTRATFGTTPEEAETTKLLAFNQGFYNLFLAVVTVVGLAFTISDGTRVGAALLFAGVGSMLAAAVVLLASAPAKARSAVIQGVLPLVAVVLLAIGFST; this is encoded by the coding sequence ATGATCACTGCTGGACTGGTTTTCGCGGCCTTGGCCGCTGCGCTGCACGTGTACATCTGGGTGCTCGAGTCGTTTCGGTGGACCTCGCCGCGCACCAGGGCCACCTTCGGCACGACGCCGGAGGAGGCCGAGACCACCAAGCTGCTGGCGTTCAACCAGGGCTTCTACAACCTCTTCTTGGCAGTGGTCACGGTAGTGGGACTGGCGTTCACGATTTCGGACGGTACTCGCGTGGGTGCCGCACTGCTGTTCGCCGGTGTCGGATCCATGCTGGCCGCCGCGGTGGTGCTGTTGGCGTCCGCTCCGGCGAAGGCACGCTCGGCGGTGATCCAGGGTGTCCTGCCGTTGGTGGCGGTGGTGTTGCTCGCCATCGGCTTCTCGACGTAG
- the ruvB gene encoding Holliday junction branch migration DNA helicase RuvB, with amino-acid sequence MGRFDEDDHEDTSDREVSAALTVGEGDVDASLRPRSLNEFIGQPRVREQLQLVLEGAKNRGGTPDHILLSGPPGLGKTSLAMIIAAELGTSLRLTSGPALERAGDLAAMLSNLVEHDVLFIDEIHRIARPAEEMLYLAMEDFRVDVVVGKGPGATSIPLEVAPFTLVGATTRSGALTGPLRDRFGFTAHMDFYEPAELERVLARSAGILGIDVGVEAAVEIARRSRGTPRIANRLLRRVRDYAEVRADGIVTLDIAKAALAVYDVDELGLDRLDRAVLSALTRSFGGGPVGVSTLAVAVGEEATTVEEVCEPFLVRAGMIARTPRGRVATAQAWTHLGMTPPSGMTGLGQQRMFE; translated from the coding sequence GTGGGGAGGTTCGACGAAGACGATCACGAAGACACCTCCGACCGTGAGGTGTCGGCGGCACTGACGGTGGGCGAGGGTGACGTGGACGCCAGCCTGCGTCCCCGCTCGCTGAACGAATTCATCGGCCAACCCCGGGTGCGCGAACAACTCCAGCTGGTGCTTGAAGGAGCCAAGAACCGCGGCGGCACGCCCGATCACATCCTGTTGTCCGGCCCGCCAGGCCTCGGCAAGACGTCCTTGGCCATGATCATCGCCGCCGAACTCGGCACGTCGCTGCGGCTCACGTCCGGTCCCGCCCTGGAGCGCGCCGGCGATCTCGCCGCCATGCTGTCCAACCTGGTCGAGCACGATGTGCTGTTCATCGACGAGATCCACCGCATCGCCCGCCCCGCCGAGGAGATGCTGTACCTCGCCATGGAGGACTTCCGCGTCGACGTCGTCGTCGGTAAGGGGCCCGGTGCTACTTCGATACCCCTCGAGGTCGCTCCGTTCACGCTGGTTGGTGCGACGACCCGATCCGGCGCCCTGACGGGACCTCTCCGCGACCGCTTCGGGTTCACCGCCCACATGGACTTCTACGAACCCGCCGAACTCGAACGCGTGCTGGCCCGCTCGGCGGGCATCCTCGGCATCGACGTCGGGGTGGAGGCCGCCGTCGAGATCGCCCGGCGCTCGCGTGGGACGCCCCGTATCGCCAACCGCCTCCTGCGCCGTGTCCGCGACTACGCCGAGGTGCGGGCCGACGGCATCGTCACCCTGGACATCGCGAAGGCGGCGCTGGCGGTCTACGACGTCGACGAGCTAGGGCTCGACCGTCTCGACCGCGCGGTGCTCTCGGCGCTCACCCGTAGCTTCGGCGGCGGTCCGGTCGGGGTGTCGACGCTCGCGGTCGCCGTCGGCGAAGAGGCCACGACCGTCGAAGAGGTATGCGAGCCCTTCCTGGTGCGCGCCGGCATGATCGCTCGTACCCCGCGCGGCCGGGTGGCCACCGCTCAGGCGTGGACGCACCTTGGCATGACGCCGCCGAGCGGTATGACGGGTCTCGGACAGCAGCGCATGTTCGAGTAG
- the ruvA gene encoding Holliday junction branch migration protein RuvA: MIASVRGEVLDIALDHAVIEAAGVGYKVMTTPTTLATLRRGTEARLITAMIVREDSMTLYGFADSESRDLFITLLSVSGVGPKIGLATLAVYDAPTLRQALADGDVTALTRVPGIGKRGAERLVLELRDKIGTVTSAGAGGAFGGHAVRGLVVEALVGLGFAIKQAEEATDRVLAEDAEATTSSALRAALSMLGKK, from the coding sequence GTGATTGCCTCGGTGCGCGGGGAAGTGCTCGACATCGCCCTCGACCACGCCGTCATCGAGGCTGCCGGCGTGGGCTACAAGGTCATGACGACGCCGACCACGCTGGCGACGCTGCGGCGCGGCACGGAGGCTCGGCTGATCACCGCGATGATCGTCCGCGAGGACTCCATGACGTTGTACGGATTCGCCGACTCCGAATCGCGCGATCTGTTCATCACGCTGCTCTCGGTCTCCGGCGTCGGGCCGAAGATCGGGTTGGCCACCCTCGCCGTCTACGACGCCCCGACGTTGCGGCAGGCGCTGGCCGACGGTGACGTCACCGCGCTGACCCGCGTGCCGGGCATCGGCAAGCGTGGTGCCGAGCGCCTGGTGCTCGAGCTACGGGACAAGATCGGGACGGTGACGTCCGCCGGCGCCGGCGGGGCGTTCGGCGGGCACGCGGTGCGGGGCCTGGTCGTGGAAGCCCTTGTCGGGCTTGGGTTTGCGATCAAGCAGGCCGAGGAGGCCACAGACCGGGTCCTCGCGGAGGACGCCGAGGCGACGACGTCGAGTGCGCTGCGGGCCGCGCTGTCGATGCTGGGGAAGAAGTAG
- the ruvC gene encoding crossover junction endodeoxyribonuclease RuvC, with translation MRVMGVDPGLTRCGLSVIESGRGRQVIALDVDVVRTPSDQPLQKRLLTISDAVEHWLDTHCPDVLAIERVFANQNANTAMGTAQAGGVIALAAARRDIDVHFHTPSEVKAAVTGNGRADKAQVTEMVTRILALQTKPTPADAADALALAICHCWRAPMIARLAEAEAMAAEQRRKYKAKLKAAT, from the coding sequence GTGCGGGTGATGGGCGTCGACCCTGGGCTGACGCGGTGTGGGCTCTCGGTCATCGAGAGCGGCCGCGGTCGGCAGGTGATCGCGCTGGACGTCGACGTCGTGCGGACCCCGTCGGATCAACCGCTGCAGAAGCGGTTGCTCACCATCAGCGACGCCGTCGAGCACTGGCTGGACACCCACTGTCCCGACGTGCTCGCCATCGAGCGGGTGTTCGCCAACCAGAACGCCAACACCGCGATGGGCACCGCGCAGGCGGGCGGCGTCATCGCCCTCGCCGCGGCGAGGCGTGACATCGACGTGCACTTCCACACCCCCAGCGAGGTGAAGGCTGCCGTGACGGGCAACGGTCGCGCCGACAAGGCTCAGGTCACCGAGATGGTCACCAGAATCCTTGCCCTGCAGACCAAACCGACGCCCGCCGATGCCGCGGACGCCCTGGCCCTGGCCATCTGCCACTGTTGGCGGGCGCCGATGATCGCGCGGTTGGCCGAGGCCGAGGCGATGGCCGCCGAGCAACGCCGCAAGTACAAGGCCAAGCTGAAGGCGGCGACGTGA
- a CDS encoding SDR family oxidoreductase → MAQRVVDGVVLVTGASSGIGAGIAARFHARGAQVIISGRDRARLESVAARHSGMSVVVMDVADPESVARGLADVAAETPHLSTLVNNAGIQRRLDFTAAEPPGPADIASEIATNFTGLINVTAAALPLLRRAPRSRVVHVGSGLGFVPYASAPVYSATKAAVHSFTVSLRRQLAGSTVQVVEIIPPVVDTPLHRDMPSTPPMAMSLEGFLDRAMRGLDAGRDEIPIGLGRVSQIGARVAPKLLLALINRGG, encoded by the coding sequence GTGGCACAGCGCGTAGTCGACGGGGTCGTCCTCGTCACCGGAGCCAGCTCGGGAATCGGCGCGGGTATCGCCGCGCGATTTCATGCGCGGGGAGCCCAGGTCATCATCTCGGGCAGGGACCGGGCACGGCTGGAGTCCGTGGCGGCTCGACATTCCGGGATGTCGGTGGTCGTGATGGACGTCGCCGACCCCGAGTCCGTCGCCCGAGGGCTGGCGGACGTGGCGGCGGAAACCCCACATCTGAGCACCCTCGTCAACAACGCGGGGATCCAGCGGCGGCTCGACTTCACGGCCGCCGAGCCGCCCGGACCCGCGGACATCGCCTCCGAGATCGCCACCAACTTCACAGGGCTCATCAACGTCACCGCAGCGGCACTTCCGCTGCTACGTCGGGCTCCTCGCTCGCGCGTGGTCCACGTCGGCTCTGGTCTGGGGTTCGTCCCCTACGCATCGGCCCCCGTCTACTCCGCGACGAAGGCCGCGGTGCACTCCTTCACAGTGAGCCTGCGACGGCAACTGGCCGGATCGACAGTCCAGGTCGTAGAGATCATCCCCCCGGTCGTCGACACGCCACTGCACCGCGACATGCCATCGACGCCCCCCATGGCGATGTCCCTGGAAGGCTTCCTCGACCGGGCCATGCGGGGCCTGGATGCAGGAAGGGACGAGATCCCGATCGGGCTTGGACGTGTCTCGCAGATCGGGGCGCGGGTGGCTCCCAAGCTGTTGTTGGCGCTCATCAACCGCGGCGGCTAG
- a CDS encoding VOC family protein yields the protein MTVLNSPIPRFHLAIPVDDLDVARHFYGTVLGLPQGRSAESWVDWNLHGHQVVTHLAPGRAAPAHNLVDGHDVPVPHFGLLLDVDEFHRLAERLRGSGAAFVIEPYLRFAGQAGEQWTMFLLDPAGNALEFKAFADDSQVFATDEGK from the coding sequence GTGACCGTCCTCAACTCTCCCATTCCGCGGTTCCATCTCGCCATACCCGTCGACGACCTCGACGTGGCACGCCACTTCTACGGCACCGTTCTCGGACTGCCGCAGGGCCGCAGCGCCGAATCGTGGGTCGACTGGAATCTGCACGGACATCAGGTCGTCACCCATCTGGCGCCTGGCCGAGCCGCGCCCGCGCACAATCTCGTGGACGGCCACGACGTCCCGGTGCCGCACTTCGGCCTGTTGCTCGACGTCGACGAGTTTCACCGGCTCGCCGAGCGGCTGCGCGGTAGCGGCGCCGCGTTCGTCATCGAGCCGTACCTTCGCTTCGCGGGGCAGGCAGGTGAGCAGTGGACCATGTTTCTCCTCGATCCAGCTGGGAATGCCTTGGAGTTCAAGGCGTTCGCCGATGATTCCCAGGTGTTCGCCACCGACGAAGGGAAATGA
- a CDS encoding NAD(P)H-binding protein, with the protein MRVVIAGGHGKIALALEKMLADRGDSVAGLIRNADQSEDLRSAGAEAIVVDLENSSVDELAALLQNADAVVFAAGAGPGSGIERKTTVDRDAAILLADAAEAAGVGRYLMVSAMGADSQPADNTGDPVFAAYLTAKAAADEAVRGRPALNATIVRPGALTDDAGTGRVRVAASTGRGSIPRADVAAMLVALLDAPSTSGVTFELISGDASIEEAMSVLSG; encoded by the coding sequence ATGCGCGTAGTCATCGCAGGTGGGCACGGCAAGATCGCGCTCGCGCTGGAGAAGATGCTCGCCGATCGCGGCGACTCGGTAGCAGGCCTGATCCGCAACGCCGACCAGAGTGAGGATCTGCGGAGCGCTGGCGCCGAGGCGATCGTCGTGGACCTGGAGAATTCGTCGGTCGACGAGCTGGCCGCCCTGCTGCAGAACGCCGACGCAGTGGTGTTCGCCGCGGGCGCCGGCCCCGGCAGCGGGATCGAGCGCAAGACCACCGTCGATCGCGACGCCGCCATCCTGCTGGCCGATGCCGCCGAAGCCGCGGGCGTCGGTCGCTATCTGATGGTGTCGGCGATGGGGGCCGACAGCCAGCCGGCGGACAACACCGGCGACCCGGTCTTCGCCGCGTATCTCACCGCCAAGGCCGCCGCCGACGAGGCGGTCCGCGGTAGGCCGGCGCTCAACGCCACCATCGTGCGGCCCGGTGCTCTCACCGACGACGCCGGCACCGGCCGGGTCCGGGTGGCCGCCTCGACCGGGCGGGGAAGCATCCCGAGGGCGGACGTGGCGGCAATGCTGGTCGCGCTCCTCGACGCCCCGAGTACCAGCGGGGTGACGTTCGAGCTCATCTCCGGTGACGCCTCGATCGAGGAGGCCATGTCGGTGCTGAGCGGCTAG
- a CDS encoding YebC/PmpR family DNA-binding transcriptional regulator, giving the protein MSGHSKWATTKHQKAVKDARRGKEFARLIKNIEVAARTGGGDPSGNPTLYDAIQKAKKTSVPNDNIERARKRGGGEEAGGADWQPITYEGYGPNGVAVLIECLTDNRNRAASEVRIAMTRNGGNMADPGSVSYLFSRKGVVMLEKNGLTEDDVLTAVLEAGAEDVNDLGDSFEVISEPTDLVAVRSALQDAGIDYESAEASFQPSVSVPVDVEGARKVLKLVDALEDSDDVQDVWTNVEISDEVAAQLDED; this is encoded by the coding sequence ATGAGCGGCCATTCCAAGTGGGCCACCACCAAGCATCAGAAGGCCGTCAAGGACGCGCGCCGCGGCAAGGAATTCGCGCGGCTGATCAAGAACATCGAGGTGGCGGCCAGGACCGGCGGTGGTGACCCGTCGGGCAACCCGACGCTGTACGACGCCATCCAAAAGGCCAAGAAGACGTCGGTCCCCAACGACAACATCGAACGCGCCCGCAAGCGTGGCGGTGGCGAGGAGGCGGGCGGCGCCGACTGGCAGCCCATCACCTACGAGGGCTACGGACCGAACGGCGTGGCGGTGCTGATCGAGTGCCTCACCGACAACCGCAACCGCGCCGCCAGCGAGGTGCGCATCGCGATGACGCGCAACGGCGGGAACATGGCCGACCCGGGTTCGGTGTCCTACCTGTTCAGCCGCAAGGGCGTGGTCATGCTGGAGAAGAACGGCCTGACCGAGGACGACGTGCTCACCGCCGTGCTGGAGGCGGGCGCGGAGGACGTCAACGATCTCGGTGACAGCTTCGAGGTCATCTCCGAGCCCACCGACCTGGTCGCCGTCCGCTCCGCACTGCAGGATGCGGGCATCGACTACGAATCGGCGGAGGCCAGCTTCCAACCGTCCGTCTCGGTGCCGGTCGACGTCGAGGGCGCCCGCAAGGTGCTCAAGCTCGTCGACGCGCTGGAGGACAGCGACGACGTGCAGGACGTCTGGACCAACGTCGAGATCTCCGACGAGGTCGCGGCGCAACTCGACGAGGACTGA
- the pdxT gene encoding pyridoxal 5'-phosphate synthase glutaminase subunit PdxT: MTVRVGVLALQGDTREHLAALTEAGADAVTVRRRAELESVDALVIPGGESTTMSKLLREFELLEPLRARLVDGMPAYGSCAGMILLATEITDAGVPGREALPLGGLDITVRRNAFGRQVDSFEEDIPFEGLSGSVHAVFIRAPWVERIGPSVEVLARAGGHPVAVRQGKTMATAFHPEMTGDRRVHRLFVDSL, from the coding sequence GTGACGGTGCGAGTCGGGGTCCTCGCCCTGCAGGGGGATACGCGCGAACACCTGGCGGCGCTGACCGAGGCCGGTGCCGACGCGGTCACCGTGCGGCGACGGGCCGAGCTGGAATCGGTGGACGCCCTGGTGATACCGGGCGGCGAATCGACGACGATGAGCAAGCTGCTGCGCGAGTTCGAACTGCTCGAGCCGTTGCGTGCGCGACTGGTCGACGGGATGCCGGCCTACGGGTCGTGCGCGGGCATGATCCTGTTGGCGACCGAGATCACCGATGCCGGCGTGCCCGGCCGCGAGGCGTTGCCCTTGGGCGGGCTCGACATCACCGTGCGGCGCAATGCCTTTGGCAGACAAGTTGATTCGTTCGAGGAAGACATCCCCTTCGAAGGGCTGTCGGGTTCCGTGCACGCGGTGTTCATCCGAGCGCCGTGGGTCGAGCGAATCGGGCCGTCGGTCGAGGTGTTGGCCAGAGCCGGCGGGCATCCCGTCGCCGTGCGGCAGGGCAAGACGATGGCGACGGCGTTCCATCCGGAGATGACCGGCGATCGTCGCGTGCACCGGCTGTTCGTCGACTCCCTCTAG
- the tesB gene encoding acyl-CoA thioesterase II encodes MSIEEILDLEQLEVNIYRGGVFSPESGFLQRTFGGHVAGQSLVSAVRTVDPRYQVHSLHGYFLRPGDARAPTVYLVERLRDGGSFATRRVNAVQHGETIFSMSASFQTDQSGIEHQDAMPAAPPPDDLPGFRSGGAFDDAGFAQFAEWDVRIVPREQVTVLPGKASQQQVWFRHTDPLPDDPVLHICALAYLSDLTLLGSAQVNHPDERMHLMVASLDHAMWFMRPFRADEWLLYDQASPSACGGRALTEGKLFNQYGEMVASVMQEGLTRYTRDFTLPAT; translated from the coding sequence GTGTCGATCGAAGAAATTCTCGATCTCGAGCAGCTCGAGGTCAACATCTACCGCGGTGGTGTCTTCAGCCCGGAGTCCGGTTTCCTGCAGCGCACCTTCGGCGGGCACGTGGCCGGCCAGTCGCTGGTGTCCGCGGTGCGCACGGTCGACCCGCGCTACCAGGTGCACTCGCTGCACGGATACTTCCTGCGTCCCGGTGACGCGAGGGCGCCGACGGTGTATCTGGTGGAACGGCTCCGCGACGGTGGCTCCTTCGCCACCCGGCGGGTCAACGCGGTGCAACACGGCGAGACGATCTTCTCGATGTCGGCGTCGTTCCAGACCGATCAGAGCGGTATCGAACACCAGGACGCGATGCCCGCGGCGCCGCCTCCCGACGATCTGCCGGGGTTCCGTTCGGGCGGTGCGTTCGACGATGCCGGGTTCGCGCAGTTCGCCGAATGGGATGTTCGCATCGTCCCGCGCGAGCAGGTGACGGTGTTGCCCGGCAAGGCTTCTCAGCAGCAGGTGTGGTTCCGTCACACCGATCCGCTGCCCGACGACCCGGTGCTGCACATCTGCGCGTTGGCCTACCTCAGCGATCTCACACTGCTGGGTTCGGCACAGGTCAACCACCCCGACGAGCGCATGCACCTGATGGTGGCGTCGCTGGATCACGCCATGTGGTTCATGCGTCCGTTCCGCGCAGACGAGTGGCTGTTGTACGACCAGGCGTCCCCGTCGGCATGTGGCGGCCGCGCGCTGACCGAGGGCAAGCTCTTCAACCAGTACGGCGAGATGGTGGCGTCGGTGATGCAGGAGGGTCTCACCCGCTACACGCGCGACTTCACCCTGCCCGCCACGTGA
- the pdxS gene encoding pyridoxal 5'-phosphate synthase lyase subunit PdxS — translation MAEMLKGGVIMDVVTPEQARIAESAGAVAVMALERVPADIRAQGGVSRMSDPDMIEGIISAVTIPVMAKARIGHFVEAQILQSLGVDYVDESEVLTPADYANHIDKWKFTVPFVCGATNLGEALRRISEGAAMIRSKGEAGTGDVSNATTHMRKIGGEIRRLTSLSEDELYVAAKELQAPYDLVVEVARAGKLPVTLFTAGGIATPADAAMMMQLGAEGVFVGSGIFKSGNPEERGAAIVKATTFYDDPDVLAKVSRGLGEAMVGINVEEIAQPHRLAERGW, via the coding sequence ATGGCCGAGATGCTCAAGGGCGGCGTCATCATGGACGTCGTTACGCCCGAACAGGCCCGCATCGCCGAGAGTGCCGGTGCGGTTGCGGTGATGGCCCTTGAGCGGGTGCCCGCCGACATCCGCGCCCAAGGCGGCGTCTCGCGGATGAGCGACCCCGACATGATCGAGGGCATCATCTCGGCGGTCACGATCCCGGTGATGGCCAAGGCACGCATCGGTCACTTCGTCGAGGCGCAGATCCTGCAGAGCCTGGGCGTCGACTACGTCGACGAGTCCGAGGTGCTGACGCCGGCGGACTACGCCAACCACATCGACAAGTGGAAGTTCACCGTGCCGTTCGTCTGCGGTGCCACCAACCTGGGCGAGGCACTGCGTCGCATCAGTGAGGGCGCTGCGATGATCCGCTCCAAGGGTGAGGCGGGCACCGGCGACGTCTCCAACGCGACCACCCACATGCGCAAGATCGGTGGCGAGATTCGTCGGCTGACCTCGCTGTCGGAGGACGAGTTGTACGTCGCCGCAAAGGAATTGCAGGCGCCCTACGATCTCGTGGTGGAGGTGGCGCGCGCAGGCAAGCTGCCCGTGACGCTGTTCACGGCGGGCGGTATCGCCACGCCGGCCGACGCCGCGATGATGATGCAGCTCGGCGCCGAGGGTGTCTTCGTGGGATCGGGCATCTTCAAGTCGGGCAACCCCGAGGAGCGTGGCGCGGCGATCGTCAAGGCCACCACCTTCTACGACGACCCCGACGTGCTGGCGAAGGTTTCGCGCGGATTGGGTGAGGCCATGGTGGGCATCAACGTGGAGGAGATCGCACAGCCGCATCGGCTCGCCGAGCGCGGCTGGTAG
- a CDS encoding NUDIX hydrolase, whose amino-acid sequence MITWFVVIGLVLLALVLVIGGIWAFQTAHRLDRLHVRYDLSWQALDGILARRAVVARAVATDAYGNGAAGRRLAALADAAERAPRATREAAENELSTALAGVDPASLPVALVAEMADAEARVLLGRRFHNDAVRDTLALRERPLVRWLHLGGTAPMPSYFEIAERAAQRAVGQQVYKRTSARIILLDELGHVLLFCGSDPASETAPRWWFTVGGAVEPGETLPDAAVRELAEETGLRVSKADLVGPVWKRDAVFDFNGAVIRSEEMFFIYRTVRFEPSTAGFTPLENRTIHGHRWCDEGTIAALVEGGETVYPLQLGELLAEASAWTAPESAGRVRELQSIR is encoded by the coding sequence ATGATCACGTGGTTCGTGGTCATCGGGCTGGTCCTGCTGGCCTTGGTGTTGGTGATCGGTGGGATCTGGGCGTTCCAGACGGCGCATCGACTGGACCGGCTGCACGTCCGATACGACCTGTCCTGGCAGGCCCTGGACGGCATCCTCGCCCGGCGCGCCGTCGTCGCGCGCGCGGTGGCCACCGATGCCTACGGCAACGGCGCCGCGGGACGGCGACTGGCCGCCTTGGCCGACGCCGCCGAGCGGGCTCCGCGGGCAACGCGCGAGGCCGCCGAGAACGAGCTGTCGACCGCGCTCGCCGGGGTGGATCCCGCATCGCTACCGGTGGCCCTGGTCGCCGAGATGGCGGATGCCGAGGCGCGCGTGCTGCTGGGTCGCCGCTTTCACAACGACGCCGTGCGCGACACCCTTGCCCTGCGTGAGCGGCCCCTGGTGCGCTGGCTGCACCTCGGCGGAACCGCGCCCATGCCAAGTTATTTCGAGATCGCCGAGCGGGCCGCTCAACGCGCCGTCGGTCAGCAGGTCTACAAGCGCACCTCCGCCCGCATCATCCTGCTCGACGAACTCGGGCACGTCTTGCTGTTCTGTGGCTCGGATCCTGCGAGCGAGACCGCGCCGAGGTGGTGGTTCACCGTGGGGGGCGCCGTCGAGCCGGGCGAGACGCTGCCCGACGCGGCCGTCCGCGAGCTGGCGGAGGAGACCGGTCTGCGCGTCAGTAAGGCCGATCTCGTCGGACCGGTGTGGAAGCGCGACGCTGTCTTCGACTTCAACGGCGCCGTGATCCGCAGCGAAGAGATGTTCTTCATCTACCGGACCGTGCGGTTCGAACCGTCGACGGCCGGGTTCACCCCGCTGGAGAACCGCACCATCCACGGACATCGTTGGTGCGACGAAGGCACCATCGCGGCACTGGTCGAGGGCGGTGAGACGGTGTACCCGCTCCAGCTCGGCGAACTGCTCGCCGAGGCCAGCGCATGGACCGCCCCCGAGTCCGCTGGGCGGGTACGAGAGCTGCAATCAATCCGATAG